The Megalobrama amblycephala isolate DHTTF-2021 linkage group LG8, ASM1881202v1, whole genome shotgun sequence region GTGAAACATTTGCTTGCCCTGCTCCTCACACATGTTCTTAGTCCTTTAGAAACCTGACTGAAGCATTTGACAGTATCTTatatcaaaaaaattaaaaaggtaattgcaactttttatctcacaattctgacttttttttctcgcaattgcgagatttatctcgagatataaacaattctgacttttttctctttttttctcgcaattgcgtaatatcacaattctgatttaaaCTTTccattgcgagatataaagtcaaaattctgactttcaACCAATTTCTCATTCTGAATTAATTCtgttatcacgcaattctgactttataacttgcaattctgactttttcctcagaattgcgagatataaactcacaattgcaagtcataaaatcagaattgcatgatataaacttttGTCCTtcacaattggacattataacatTCAAATTGTGagttcctcacaattctgagaaaaaagtctgagaAACTTTTTCtaatgcaattgcgagtttatatcttgcaattctgaatttatataaCACAGTTCTGAtgttatatcacaattctgactatatcacacaattctgactttaaatcacacaattctgactttatatcaaacaattctgactttatatcaaccaattctgactttatatgacaattctgactttaaatcacacaattctgactttataactcacaattctgactttaaatcactcaattctgactttaaatctcacaattctgactttatatcaaccaattctgactttaaatcactcaattctgactttatatctcacaattctgactttatatctcgcaattctaactttaaatcactcaattctgactttaaatctcacaattctgactttatatcaaccaattctgactttaaatcactcaattctgactttatatctcacaattctgactttatatcaaccaattctgactttaaatcactttatatcacacaattctgactttaaatcactcaattctgactttaaattctgtctttaaatcacaattctgactttatatcaaccaattctgactttaaatcactcaattctgactttatatctcacaattctgactttatatcaaccaattctgactttatatctcgcaattctgactttatatctcgcaattctgactttaaatcactcaattctgactttatatctcacaattctgactttatatcaaccaattctgactttaggcctatatgacaattctgactttatatcaaccaattctgactttaaatcactcaattctgactttatatctcacaattctgactttatatctcgcaattctgactttaaatcactcaattctgactttaaatctcacaattctgactttatatcaaccaattctgactttaaatcactcaattctgactttatatctcaaaattctgacttcatatcaaccaattctgactttaaatcactcaattctgactttatatctcgcaattctgactttaaatcactcaattctgactttatatctcaaaattctgacttcatatcaaccaattctgactttaaatcactcaattctgactttatatctcacaattctgactttatatcaaccaattctgactttatatcaaccaattctgactttaaatcactcaattctgactttatatctcacaattctgactttaaatctcacaattctgactttatatcaaccaattctgactttatatcacacaattctgactttatatctcgcaattctgactttaaatcactcaattctgactttatatttcacaattctgactttatatctcgcaattctgactttaaatcactcaattctgactttatatctcgcaattctgactttaaatcactcaattctgactttatatctcacaattctgactttatatctcacaattctgacttcatatcaacccattctgactttaaatcactcaattctgactttatatctcgcaattctgactttaaatctcacaattctgactttatatcaaccaattctgactttatatctcgcatttctgactttatatctcgcaattctgactttaaatcactcaattctgactttatatctcacaattctgactttatatcaaccaattctgactttaaatcactcaattctgactttatatctcgcaattctgactttaaatctcacaattctgactttatatcaaccaattctgactttatatctcacaattctgactttatatcaaccaattctgactttatatctcacaattctgactttatatcaaccaattctgactttaaatcacgcaattctgactttatatctcacaattctgactttatatctcacaattctgactttaaatcactcaattctgactttaaatctcacaattctgagtttatatcaaccaattctgactttatatctcacaattctgactttatatcaaccaattctgactttatatctcacaattctgactttaaatctcacaattctgactttatatcaaccaattctgactttatatcacacaattctgactttatatctcacaattctgactttatatcaaccaattctgactttaaatcactcaattctgactttatatttcacaattctgactttatatctcacaattctgactttatatcaaccaattctgactttatatcaaccaattctgactttatatcacacaaatctgactttatattaaccaattctgactttatatcacacaattctgactttatatcactcaattctgactttatatcatgcaattctgacattatatcactcaattctgagtttataacttgcaattgtgagtttgtatctcagaattcagagaaaaaaagtcagaataatgagataaaaagtcgcaattgccttttttattttttatttaatggtggaaacaagcttccatatattTCTGCACCTCCTTTGAAAGTCCGTTCCACAagactttgatgcttcaaaaatttcataaagacattgtaaaaataatccatatttcTGAGCAGTCTAAAGTCTTCTGTAGAGACAtcattgctttatatgatgagcagaatgcttttattcacttataaatattaacacacatacatcgagcacatcaaatatggtcAACAGAAGCTCAGCCGTTGTGCTTAATGCATGAAAAAGAAAActcactggttcttgtggaaagtcaaatatgtttgcatgacacacaagaacaaaacacgttaaatttcttttaaaatgtctttgttaACTTAAGTGCCAAAGTTTTGGTGGAATGGACAGAAATCtttcaggtttcattaaaaatgtcttcattgtgtttcaaagatggttTGGAATGAAATTAGGATGAATCTTAATTGCGACATCCCAACTCATAAATATGAACTTCCCCAAGAGCACTTTTCGatgagtttcatttttgggtgaactaactgtTTAATACATAAGCTATAATCCATCCTCACTATTATCCAGCCAAGACATCATGggatgtttgtttgtctgtctgcaTTTTTCTCGATGTCTCTCAGGCTCCAGGAAGATGGAGCATAAGGGAAACAGCTGGCATGAGACCTGCTTTACCTGCCAGCGCTGTCAGCAGCCCATTGGAACCAAGAGCTTCATTCCCAAAGACAACAGTAATTACTGCGTGCCCTGCTACGAGAAGCAGTTTGCACTGCAGTGTGTGCACTGCAAGAAGGTAAGAACAGCTGGAATGCAACATTTCACTTTGAATGTATGAAAAGTATTAAATGACATCACGACTTATTTGTTTCCTATCAGCCAATCACCACTGGGGGCGTGACCTACCATGACCAGCCATGGCATAAGGACTGTTTCCTGTGTACTGGCTGTAAGCAGCAGCTGTCTGGCCAACGCTTCACCTCTCGTGATGAATTTCCCTATTGCCTCAACTGCTTCTGCAATCTGTATGCCAAGAAGTGTGCTGCCTGCACCACCCCTATTAGCGGTATGAGCAAccatctagtgatgggcgatttcaaaacactgcttcatgaagattcaaagctttacgaatcttttgtttcaaatcagtggttcggagcatgcgtcaaactgccaaagtcatgtgatttcagtaaacgaggcttcattacatcatacaacatttcaaaatttcaatggttcatgtgactttgatatgacctccgaaccactgattcaaaataaaagattcataaagctttgaagtgATATACTTTATTTAAATGCACTAAAAGTCAGTTTAAGTATTAGTGTTATGTAGTATACTTTTTCAAGTGCACTTTagcacaaaaaaacaagaatgtACTTGGttgtatttaagtatttttttaagtgcattcaagtacactttatttttacCTGGGCAATTTGACAGAAAAGCTCCATGAGAAATGTGCTGCTGTTCTGAAGCCGTACAATGGTAATTATGTGAGAAACAGACCAAAATTGATGCCTTCTATCacttttatgatatttttgttgtgatttttgtcattttggagcTTTTGACAGCTCCATTTCTAATTCATGTTGATGAAAAGCatctttttaagtttttttaatggaaaaaagaacgtcatacaggtttggaatgacctTTCTGACCTCAGGACCTGTATGAGTCTCCCAGCAATCACACTTTATCAAATAATAGCCATATTTCCCATGATTTGTGATTTGTtacaggtctgggaggaagcaAATACATCTCCTTTGAAGAGAGACAGTGGCACAACGACTGCTTCAACTGCAAGAAGTGTATGGTGTCCCTGGTGGGCCGTGGCTTCCTGACGGAGAGGGATGACATCCTGTGTCCTGACTGTGGCAAAGACATCTGATCACACAGCACAGCACTGCAATTCCTaacattttattcttttatcAAAGTTAAATagcaataaaagcttttatcgTAGCTAATATATTTGTCTAATAAAAGTTCTCTTTAGATTATTAACTTTAAAGGGCCTGTGTGTGCCGAGAAGGCCTattatattgtgtcatgttctTGTGGTCAGGGTTTAAAATATTGCCAGCCTAAGGAAACATATGCAGAGTGAAAATtgttaaatgtcttttttaagATATAAAGACATAAAGCTCAAAAGTGTTATTACCTATTTACCTTTTTGTGACTAATATTTGCTTTTGACTCATCAATCAATATGTAATTTATAGACTGTGTGAAGAATTTGCTGCAGCTCATAATAAAAGGCATTAATGCAAGCCTCAGTACTTCACTACAGATcactataataaaaaaaaattaaaataaatgattgaCATTCAACGCATTTACTCTAAATATCCCTCAGCTGTTCTTTTCTATCTTTCAGTGAAACCCAGAACAGAACCCAAAGGTCTGATTCATCTTGCATCTGTCTCTGTAGCTTATTAAAAGCAATGTAAGTGTATTCAAATCTATTCTTACCAAGGGTTCAATTTATTATATGGAAAAAATTTTATAGATCAACATCTCCAGTCTGGACACATAGCCTacatgtgtaaaaaaaaaaaaaaaaaacatggtgtcaccagtgttgccaatttagggattttgtcactagatttagtgacttccctctcccttttgagacttttttctaAAGTTTATGGACAAATCTAGCACCTTCTTGGATAAAACCTTAGCCTTTGCCCACTGctct contains the following coding sequences:
- the fhl2b gene encoding four and a half LIM domains protein 2b; protein product: MAERYDCHYCKESLFGKKYVLRDENPYCVKCYESLYSNTCEECKKPVGCNSRDLSYKDRHWHDDCFHCFRCHRSLVDKPFSTKDEQLLCTECYSNEYSSKCFECKKTIMPGSRKMEHKGNSWHETCFTCQRCQQPIGTKSFIPKDNSNYCVPCYEKQFALQCVHCKKPITTGGVTYHDQPWHKDCFLCTGCKQQLSGQRFTSRDEFPYCLNCFCNLYAKKCAACTTPISGLGGSKYISFEERQWHNDCFNCKKCMVSLVGRGFLTERDDILCPDCGKDI